The Peromyscus leucopus breed LL Stock chromosome 4, UCI_PerLeu_2.1, whole genome shotgun sequence genome segment TGTGAAAATAAACATAATAGAGTATATACAATTATAGTAAATCAATACAATTCTAAATAAATAGTTAACATATTTCagagagaaaatacataaatgtgtAATAAATATCTATATAATCACAAAAGATCAACAAAGTTAAAGACTAAAAGAGTTCTACTACATTTTCTAAACAATTTATAAACAGAAGATACATTAAACAgaaatatgatatatacatataactaaaaatacatttaatactcTATCTGAAAATATTAATGACTTTCaacataatataaatttattgttAATAATAGACCTTAGAATGTTTCTTTTGTATAATACAATAAAAGTTCtgtcaaagatttattttaaatattttacaaatgtaaattaaaacataaaagacaGTAAAAGAATATAAGGAAAAATACTTGCTATATTCCAATTGATCTTACTATCAAAAGTTTAGCAGCTGCACAAACAGGTTTATTACTACATCCAGAATTCTGACTTGATGCGTGTATAGGATATGAGCTCCAAATCaatgtaagataaaaaaaaataaggtcttATCCGAACTGAGAATACAtcaactcttatttttaaatgacaaaaataatcaaatattagAATTTAAGTGAATGAAGAAAGTTGCAAAAGCATATAGAGGAAATTACAAGTGTTTTGttatgttatacatatataaatgtacaatCAAATTGTTGATTGATAAGAACAGGGAAAATACATACTAGTAATTATCACAGTGCTTCTTTTCGTTAGTAACTTTATTTTCTACATTGTCACCAATATTAAAGTATACTAGTtccttattatttaattttacttcaaTAATTTAACTCAAATCCAAATTTCAGAACTACTGATTTTATTTCTAGCTATTTGTATAATTGTAATTAAATTAACTGAAAAACTGGTTAAATATCTGTGAATATTCTTCAAACATACTATGAATGAAATTTAccaatgtctttaaaatataataagcatTTTTTCAATGTGTTATATCCATTTTGTTATCAAATGGACatggaattatttattttgtgcaacaaaggaaaattagaattaaaatttcACTCACTTACTATAGATAGGACCTATAGTAAACTCTTATATTACAAAGAGAATGGCTTTTGACATTGTTAATGTGTCAATGTTATGTTCCCTAACACAGATGTTTGAAATTTAGTAATATATTAACTATTATATAAGCTTAAGAATTAGAAGTATATTTTCTGACATTGCATGCTATTAGCCCTGATAATCACAAATATTTAGTTTAATATGTCACGACTTTCAGTAATGACACAGACTTTTAAAGTAACATTCTGAGAAATGTTCAAACTTTGTTCATAGAAGGGAAGCTCCAAACAATTAGGAAGATAAAAGAAAGCTGTCAGAGAGAGAAGGTAAAGAAGTCCTCAGttggaaaagaaaagtttttaaatatggagcaacacttttattttaatctctgagtgctctctctctttttcacaaCTCTAATGACAGCACTTTTcacttctttgtttctgagactatAAATGAGTGGGTTCAGCATGGGGATCACAATGGTGTAGAAAACAGAAGCCACTTGATCCTTTCCCAAGGAGTAGGATTTACTTGGCTTCAAATAAGTAAAGATCAGAGTCCCATAAAAGACAGTAACTCCAAGGAGGTGAGAGGCACAAGTGGAAAAGGCTTTGTGCTTACCTGAAGAAGAATTTATCTTCAAAACTGTCAAGAGAATGGACACATAGGATGAGGAAATTGTGATAAGGGACAGAAGTAGAGTAGAACTAGCTACAATGAAAATAGTGACTTCAGTGTCATGGGTATCGCTGCAAGATAGGGCTAATATTGGGAATGTGTCACAAAAGAAATGGTGAATTACCTTGGAGTTGCAGAAATTCAGTGTACTTAAGCAAAAGACGGTTACAGAGGAATCCATAGCTCCAATCATGTAGGAGACAATGATGAGAGCATGGGAGCGCCTTGTTGACATAATAACTGGATAGTGTAGGGGATTGCAGATAgctacatagcggtcataggccattgaGGATAGGATAAAGCATTCAGCAGCTGCCAAGAGGACAAAAAAGTACAGTTGGATGAAGCAGCCCATGAAGGAGATGTTCTTTATGGAACTCATCAGGTTCTCTAAGGTTTTAGGTGTGATGACAGTTGAGTAACTGAGGTCAAGGAATGACAGATGGGTGAGGAAGAAATACATCGGAGTGTGAAGCTGGGCATCTAGACGAATTATCAGCATCATGCCTATGTTCCCCAGGACAGTGACCATGTATATAAGGAGGAACAATACAGAGAGGACCAGCCGGATCTCCTTGGAGTCTGTCAGTCCCATAAGCATGAAGTTAGGCTCATTTGTGTGATTCCAGGCATTCATAGCTAGTGGTCCTAAAATCTGGAGAAATTAAACACAATATTTATTCTGTatgatttgaaaaatgttttcctgtatatgCATTTAAGAGTCTTTTTCTAATTGCATTTTCTCTTGAACAATATTATTTTACAGTATATGTTGCAAGAAATTTAACCTACCAAATAGAGACAGATAAAGCCTCACTTGAGTATGATCTCATATTTGTTAGCATACTTCACAATGTTAGTGAAACTGGTACTATTatgaattaattattttagtttaaaaatattagacTGTATAAACCActatttcccatttattttagaatagttaaataatataaaaaatatcaaataaattaaGATAATTTAATACAATTGGGTCTATGTACATAAAAAGATTTTGAGCCAAAGGTCTAATCATGATTCTGTGTGCCTAATTTTTATTGAGTGTTTGAAATTTTGCACATATTGTGAACAAAGATTTAAAGCAAACTTAATTCATGAttaattatttcttaataatGTTAATTaactatgaataaaaataatttttactttttaataggaGTACAATTTCACTATTAGATTTCACTAAGACGTTAACTATTAAGGGTGATAGAATGGTTCTACTACCTGACAGCCCAAAGTCAATGTTTTCTATAACTTCAATCTCTAACTATGtatctttattttagaatttcattcTATCAACTCCACATTCCTGTTGACAAAAATTCTGAATTACTTATACAATTAGCAAACGATACTTGTCCATTGACTTTTTAAAGAGCTCCTGTATCCCTTTATGTATCTAATCACTTCTCATTCTAAAAATACTTACCACCAGCCAACATTGGtgaggaaaaagcaaacaaaagaaatcctCTTATAGGATTTTATGTCTAAAAATTTCCAACTGACAATTTTTCTCACAATTACATAGAAAACCTACATACGGATTTGAAAACATCTGTACTAAATCATTTATCTTCCTTTAAATGTTTGttccaacatttttttctgtatttattatttgtattgtgAAGCTATATTTA includes the following:
- the LOC114685068 gene encoding olfactory receptor 8H1-like, with product MNAWNHTNEPNFMLMGLTDSKEIRLVLSVLFLLIYMVTVLGNIGMMLIIRLDAQLHTPMYFFLTHLSFLDLSYSTVITPKTLENLMSSIKNISFMGCFIQLYFFVLLAAAECFILSSMAYDRYVAICNPLHYPVIMSTRRSHALIIVSYMIGAMDSSVTVFCLSTLNFCNSKVIHHFFCDTFPILALSCSDTHDTEVTIFIVASSTLLLSLITISSSYVSILLTVLKINSSSGKHKAFSTCASHLLGVTVFYGTLIFTYLKPSKSYSLGKDQVASVFYTIVIPMLNPLIYSLRNKEVKSAVIRVVKKRESTQRLK